TGCGGGTGTCGATCACCACCCGCAACCTCGCCGGCGGCTTCCTGGAGGAGGACGCCGAGGTGTGGGACAGCGCGGACCGGCTGGTCGCGCAGTCCCGACAGCTCGCCCGGGTCCGGCTCAGCTGAGCGGTCGCCGGCCGAGGTAGGCCGCGAGCCGTCCGTAGGCGTCGGCCCCTTCGGGGGCCGGCACCGCCGAGTCGAACGGCAACTCCTCGTCGTCGCGCCGCTCGTCCGGCAGCACGCGCCGGGCGATCCCGAGCGCGAACTCGGCCAGCTCCGGATCGAGTACGAGCGGCCGTCCGAGGGACTCGGAGAGATCCCACGTGTGGGTGACGGCCTCCATCACATAGCCCGACAGGGCGATACGACCGGGGGCCTCGCCCCACGGCACCGTGACGAGGGCGTCCAGGCGCGTGTCGTCCGCCCAGGACGTCCGGACCTCCGTCCTGACCTCGTCGTACGCCGCGCTCCAGCGGTCGTCCTCGACGCCGTCGAGGAAGGGTCGTACGGCCATTCCGTCACCGCCCGCGCCGACCACGGCGATCCGGCGGGTACCGCCCGCGATGTGC
This portion of the Streptomyces mirabilis genome encodes:
- a CDS encoding TIGR03086 family metal-binding protein yields the protein MNIDPRPLYTRATEQIAALVATVRPEQLAGPTPCAEFDVRTLLSHIAGGTRRIAVVGAGGDGMAVRPFLDGVEDDRWSAAYDEVRTEVRTSWADDTRLDALVTVPWGEAPGRIALSGYVMEAVTHTWDLSESLGRPLVLDPELAEFALGIARRVLPDERRDDEELPFDSAVPAPEGADAYGRLAAYLGRRPLS